The Streptomyces sp. NBC_01197 genome window below encodes:
- a CDS encoding endonuclease/exonuclease/phosphatase family protein produces the protein MAQAHFTDTEHGGSEHGHSESGARRLFGGRWRGDRGIWRRGIVLAFFAVLLTLTMLFHGHLPNDVGNLGSLTETFLPWLGLIGIPVLLVLALLRRSATALIVLLLPAIVWLNIFGGLLTDKSASGGDLVVATHNVNAANPDPVGTAKKVAASGADVVALEELAAGKVSTYTNALAATYPYHSVEGTVGLWSKYPMSDTRPVGIRLGWVRALRSTITTPKGKAAVYVAHLPSVRVKLDAGFTASQRDQSADALGAAIRKEPLHDVVLLGDLNGTMNDRSLNAVTAQLRSTQGAAGNGFGFSWPAKFPMARIDQILVKGADPVSSWTLPSTGSDHLPIAARIRL, from the coding sequence ATGGCGCAGGCGCACTTCACGGACACGGAACACGGCGGCTCGGAGCACGGCCATTCCGAATCCGGTGCCCGGCGTCTGTTCGGCGGGCGGTGGCGGGGCGACCGGGGCATCTGGCGCCGGGGCATCGTCCTCGCGTTCTTCGCGGTGCTGCTCACGCTGACGATGCTCTTCCACGGGCATCTCCCCAATGACGTCGGCAACCTCGGCAGCCTCACCGAGACCTTCCTGCCCTGGCTGGGCCTGATCGGCATCCCGGTCCTGCTCGTGCTGGCGCTGCTGCGCCGCTCGGCCACCGCCCTGATCGTCCTGCTGCTGCCCGCCATCGTCTGGCTGAACATCTTCGGCGGGCTGCTCACCGACAAGTCGGCCTCCGGCGGCGACCTGGTGGTGGCCACTCACAACGTGAACGCGGCGAATCCCGACCCGGTGGGCACCGCGAAGAAGGTCGCCGCGTCGGGTGCCGACGTGGTCGCCCTGGAGGAGCTGGCCGCGGGCAAGGTCTCGACGTACACGAACGCCCTCGCGGCCACCTACCCGTACCACTCGGTGGAGGGCACGGTCGGGCTCTGGAGCAAGTACCCGATGAGCGACACCCGGCCCGTCGGAATAAGGCTCGGCTGGGTCCGCGCCCTGCGGTCCACGATCACCACCCCCAAGGGCAAGGCCGCCGTCTACGTCGCGCACCTCCCCTCGGTAAGGGTGAAGCTCGACGCCGGGTTCACCGCCTCGCAGCGCGACCAGAGCGCGGACGCGCTGGGTGCGGCCATCAGGAAGGAGCCGCTGCACGACGTGGTGCTCCTCGGCGACCTCAACGGGACGATGAACGACCGTTCGCTGAACGCCGTGACCGCGCAGCTGCGCTCCACCCAGGGCGCGGCGGGCAACGGCTTCGGCTTCAGCTGGCCCGCGAAGTTCCCGATGGCGCGGATCGACCAGATCCTGGTCAAGGGCGCCGACCCGGTCTCCTCCTGGACGCTGCCCAGCACCGGCAGCGACCATCTGCCGATCGCGGCCCGCATCAGGCTCTGA
- a CDS encoding MFS transporter, with the protein MPLALLALAISAFGIGTTEFVMMGLLPNVADDLGTSVPTAGYLVSAYAIGVVVGAPLLTALGSRIPRKRMLLLLMALFTVGNLASAFAPGFGWLLAGRVLAGLPHGAFFGVGAVVASGLVDEGRRGRAVATMFLGLTIANIVGVPAATLLGQHLGWRATFVVVGVIGLVALAALARLIPYVPVDARQSLRHEVRALGNRQVLLGLLTAVFGFAGVFAVYSYLASITTEVMGLSESSVTLVLALFGIGMTLGALAAGPLSDRALRPTVYGSLAGLAVVLVAFDFTVHVKWAALLSVVLLGAVGFMTTTPLQMLVMEKARSAPTLASASNHSAFNMANAGGAWLGGVAIAAGWGWMSPTLVGAALAVTGLAIAVTAGVLDRGTRKGASRVVAEGPRTERALSSSRASGS; encoded by the coding sequence ATGCCCCTGGCCCTGCTCGCGCTGGCCATCTCCGCGTTCGGCATCGGCACCACCGAGTTCGTGATGATGGGCCTGCTGCCCAACGTCGCCGACGACCTGGGCACCTCCGTGCCCACCGCGGGTTATCTCGTCTCCGCCTACGCGATCGGCGTCGTCGTCGGCGCCCCGCTGCTCACCGCCCTCGGCTCCCGTATCCCGCGCAAGCGGATGCTGCTGCTCCTGATGGCCCTCTTCACCGTCGGCAACCTGGCATCCGCCTTCGCGCCCGGCTTCGGCTGGCTACTGGCCGGGCGGGTACTCGCCGGGCTGCCGCACGGCGCCTTCTTCGGCGTCGGCGCGGTCGTCGCCTCCGGCCTGGTCGACGAGGGCAGGCGCGGCCGCGCCGTCGCCACCATGTTCCTCGGCCTGACCATCGCCAACATCGTCGGCGTCCCCGCCGCGACCCTGCTCGGACAGCACCTCGGCTGGCGCGCCACCTTCGTCGTGGTCGGCGTGATCGGTCTGGTGGCGCTGGCCGCGCTGGCCCGGCTCATTCCGTACGTCCCCGTCGACGCCCGCCAGAGCCTGCGTCACGAGGTGCGCGCCCTCGGCAACCGGCAGGTGCTCCTCGGGCTGCTCACCGCGGTCTTCGGCTTCGCCGGGGTCTTCGCCGTCTACAGCTACCTCGCCTCGATCACCACCGAGGTCATGGGCCTCTCCGAGTCCTCGGTGACCCTGGTGCTGGCGCTCTTCGGCATCGGTATGACGCTGGGCGCGCTGGCCGCCGGGCCGCTGAGCGACCGGGCGCTGCGCCCCACGGTGTACGGCTCGCTGGCCGGACTCGCCGTCGTGCTGGTCGCCTTCGACTTCACCGTGCATGTGAAGTGGGCCGCGCTGCTGAGCGTGGTGCTCCTCGGCGCTGTCGGCTTCATGACCACGACCCCGCTGCAGATGCTGGTGATGGAGAAGGCCAGGTCGGCCCCCACACTGGCGTCGGCCTCCAACCACTCCGCCTTCAACATGGCCAACGCGGGCGGCGCCTGGCTCGGCGGGGTCGCCATCGCGGCCGGCTGGGGCTGGATGTCGCCGACCCTGGTGGGCGCGGCACTCGCGGTGACCGGCCTGGCCATCGCGGTGACCGCGGGCGTCCTTGACCGCGGTACACGCAAGGGGGCCTCCCGCGTGGTCGCGGAAGGCCCCCGTACGGAGCGTGCGCTCAGCTCGTCTCGCGCCAGCGGTTCGTGA
- a CDS encoding NAD+ synthase, with protein MPQLRLALNQIDSTVGDLAGNAEAIVHWTRHSIEQGAHLVAFPEMMLTGYPVEDLALRSSFVDASRAALHALAARLDAEGFGEVPVVVGYLDRTEKAQPRYGQPAGAPRDAGAVLHRGEVALTFSKHHLPNYGVFDEFRYFVPGETLPVIRVHGVDVALAICEDLWQDGGRVPATRSAGAGLLVSINASPYELNKDDQRLELVRKRAREAGCTTAYVAMTGGQDELVYDGDSIVVDKDGEVVARAPQFTEGCVVVDLELPAAGPVPSGVVADGLRIEHVTLSDEPVPAYSAELPGGYAERLDDDEELYTALVVGLRAYAAKNGFSSVLIGLSGGIDSALVAAIACDALGAKNVYGVSMPSKYSSDHSRGDAAELARRTGLNYRTVEIAPMFDAYMDSLSLTGLAEENLQSRLRGTTLMAISNQEGQIVLAPGNKSELAVGYSTLYGDSVGAYGPIKDVYKTSIFRLAEWRNRAAAERGQTPPIPENSITKPPSAELRPGQVDTDSLPDYEVLDAILARYVDADQGLDSIVAAGFDPELVVKTLRMVDTAEYKRRQYPPGTKISAKGFGKDRRLPITNRWRETS; from the coding sequence GTGCCTCAACTACGCCTCGCACTGAATCAGATCGACTCGACCGTCGGTGACCTCGCCGGGAACGCCGAGGCGATCGTCCACTGGACCCGGCACTCCATCGAGCAGGGCGCCCATCTGGTGGCGTTCCCGGAGATGATGCTGACCGGATACCCCGTCGAGGACCTGGCCCTGCGGTCGTCCTTCGTCGACGCGTCCCGGGCCGCGCTGCACGCGCTCGCGGCACGGCTGGACGCCGAAGGGTTCGGGGAGGTCCCCGTCGTCGTCGGCTACCTCGACCGCACCGAGAAGGCCCAGCCCCGCTACGGGCAGCCCGCGGGCGCCCCGCGGGACGCCGGGGCCGTGCTGCACCGCGGTGAGGTCGCGCTCACCTTCTCCAAACACCATCTGCCGAACTACGGCGTCTTCGACGAGTTCCGCTACTTCGTCCCCGGGGAGACCCTCCCGGTGATCCGGGTGCACGGCGTCGACGTCGCGCTCGCCATCTGCGAGGACCTCTGGCAGGACGGCGGGCGGGTCCCCGCCACCCGGTCCGCCGGGGCCGGGCTGCTGGTCTCGATCAACGCGTCGCCGTACGAGCTGAACAAGGACGACCAGCGGCTCGAACTGGTCCGCAAGCGGGCCAGGGAGGCCGGCTGCACCACCGCGTACGTCGCGATGACCGGCGGCCAGGACGAGCTGGTCTACGACGGCGACTCGATCGTGGTCGACAAGGACGGCGAAGTCGTCGCGCGGGCGCCGCAGTTCACCGAGGGCTGTGTGGTGGTCGACCTGGAGTTGCCCGCCGCGGGCCCGGTCCCCTCCGGCGTGGTCGCCGACGGGCTGCGCATCGAGCACGTGACGCTCTCCGACGAGCCGGTCCCCGCCTACTCGGCCGAGCTGCCCGGCGGCTACGCCGAGCGGCTCGACGACGACGAGGAGCTGTACACCGCACTGGTCGTGGGCCTGCGGGCGTACGCCGCGAAGAACGGCTTCTCCTCGGTGCTGATCGGGCTCTCCGGCGGCATCGACTCGGCCCTCGTCGCGGCCATCGCCTGCGACGCCCTCGGTGCGAAGAACGTGTACGGCGTCTCCATGCCGTCCAAGTACTCGTCCGACCACTCCCGGGGCGACGCGGCCGAGCTGGCCCGGCGTACCGGGCTGAACTACCGGACCGTGGAGATCGCTCCGATGTTCGACGCGTACATGGACTCGCTCTCGCTCACAGGCCTGGCCGAGGAGAACCTCCAGTCGCGGCTGCGCGGCACCACGCTGATGGCCATCTCCAACCAGGAGGGCCAGATCGTGCTCGCACCGGGCAACAAGTCCGAGCTGGCGGTGGGGTACTCGACGCTCTACGGCGACTCGGTCGGCGCCTACGGCCCGATCAAGGACGTCTACAAGACGTCGATCTTCCGGCTCGCCGAGTGGCGTAACCGGGCGGCGGCCGAGCGGGGCCAGACCCCGCCGATCCCGGAGAACTCGATCACCAAACCCCCCAGCGCCGAGCTGCGCCCCGGCCAGGTCGACACGGACTCGCTGCCGGACTACGAGGTGCTCGACGCGATCCTGGCCCGGTACGTGGACGCCGACCAGGGCCTCGACTCCATTGTCGCGGCCGGGTTCGACCCGGAGCTGGTGGTGAAGACACTCCGGATGGTGGACACCGCCGAGTACAAGCGCCGTCAGTACCCGCCGGGCACCAAGATCTCCGCGAAGGGGTTCGGCAAGGACCGGCGGCTGCCGATCACGAACCGCTGGCGCGAGACGAGCTGA